The Zingiber officinale cultivar Zhangliang chromosome 9A, Zo_v1.1, whole genome shotgun sequence genome window below encodes:
- the LOC122019162 gene encoding uncharacterized protein LOC122019162, giving the protein MDCNREDAKRAMELAEIKFKANDVEGAKRIAQKACDMFGDLPGIRRAVAAYEVHLAAAKKNWHAVLRLRPGEDDQHKVREQFLKMSILTHPDKNSSSAANGAFKFVMEAWNRLSSMAARSKSSNSNAKDDDNNNNNAESGRKRQQEEEESSKSNKKRHEEEDTNKSSNTDDVCPQCVDGCCKFLDKERTIKRCETCKLIVLMARDLNFKLRVEGRGTVKLVWEKLRIEVQSTNKVNIQGGGCIEVTTTNSDE; this is encoded by the coding sequence ATGGATTGTAACAGGGAGGATGCGAAGAGGGCCATGGAGCTTGCGGAGATCAAGTTCAAGGCCAACGACGTCGAGGGAGCCAAGCGCATTGCCCAGAAGGCCTGCGACATGTTCGGCGACCTTCCGGGCATCCGCCGCGCCGTCGCCGCCTACGAGGTCCACCTCGCGGCCGCCAAGAAGAACTGGCACGCCGTCCTCCGCCTCCGCCCTGGCGAGGACGACCAGCATAAGGTCCGCGAGCAGTTCCTCAAGATGTCCATCCTCACGCACCCCGACAAGAACTCCTCCTCGGCAGCCAACGGCGCCTTCAAGTTCGTCATGGAGGCCTGGAACCGGCTATCCAGTATGGCCGCCCGCAGCAAAAGCAGCAACAGCAACGCCAAAGATGacgacaacaacaacaacaatgcgGAAAGTGGCCGCAAAAGGCAACAGGAGGAAGAGGAAAGCAGCAAGAGCAACAAGAAGCGGCATGAGGAAGAGGATACCAACAAGAGCAGCAATACGGACGACGTTTGCCCGCAGTGCGTCGACGGCTGCTGCAAGTTCCTGGACAAGGAGCGGACCATCAAAAGGTGCGAAACGTGCAAGCTGATCGTCCTTATGGCCAGGGATTTGAACTTCAAGTTGAGGGTGGAAGGTCGCGGCACGGTCAAGTTGGTCTGGGAGAAGCTGAGGATCGAAGTGCAGAGCACAAACAAGGTGAACATCCAGGGAGGAGGATGCATTGAAGTTACTACCACCAATTCTGATGAATAG